One window of the Bos indicus x Bos taurus breed Angus x Brahman F1 hybrid chromosome 8, Bos_hybrid_MaternalHap_v2.0, whole genome shotgun sequence genome contains the following:
- the ASPN gene encoding asporin yields the protein MKVYVLLVFLTLCSAKPLFHPSYLTLKNLMLKDMEDEGDSDADNSLFPTREPINPFFPFDLFSTCPFGCQCYSRVVHCSDLGLSSVPSNIPFDTRMVDLQNNKIKEIKENDFKGLTSLYALILNNNKLTKIHPKAFLTTKKLRRLYLSHNQLSEIPLNLPKSLAELRIHDNKVKKIQKATFKGMNALHVLEMSANPLDNNGIEPGAFEGVTVFHIRIAEAKLTSIPKELPSTLLELHLDYNKISVVELEDFKRYKDLQRLGLGNNRITDIENGSLANIPRVREIHLENNKLKKVPSGLQELKYLQIIFLHSNSITKVGVNDFCPTVPKMKKSLYSAISLSNNPVKYWEVQPATFRCVLSRMSVQLGNFRK from the exons ATGAAGGTGTATGTgcttctagtattcttgacttTGTGCTCTGCCAAACCATTATTTCACCCTTCGTACTTGACACTGAAGAATTTGATGCTGAAGGACATGGAAGACGAAGGTGATAGTGATGCTGACAACTCTCTCTTTCCAACAAGAGAGCCAATTAACCCCTTCTTCCCATTTGATCTGTTTTCAACATGTCCATTTGGATGCCAATGCTATTCGAGAGTTGTACACTGTTCCGATCTAG GTCTGTCCTCCGTCCCAAGCAACATTCCATTTGATACTCGAATGGTTGACcttcaaaacaataaaattaaggaaatcaaagaaaatgactttaaagGACTCACCTCACTTTAT GCTTTGATTCTGAACAACAATAAGCTAACAAAGATTCACCCAAAAGCCTTTCTAACCACAAAGAAGTTGCGAAGGCTATATTTGTCCCACAATCAACTAAGTGAAATACCGCTTAATCTTCCCAAATCATTAGCAGAACTCAGAATTCATGACAATAAagttaagaaaatacaaaaggcAACATTCAAAGGAATGAATGCTTTACATGTTCTAG AAATGAGTGCAAACCCTCTGGATAACAATGGGATTGAACCAGGGGCATTTGAAGGGGTAACAGTGTTCCATATCAGAATTGCAGAAGCAAAACTGACCTCAATTCCAAAAG AACTACCTTCAACTTTACTGGAGCTACATTTagattataataaaatttcagttGTGGAACTTGAGGATTTTAAACGATACAAAGATCTGCAAAG GCTGGGTCTAGGAAACAACAGGATCACAGATATTGAAAACGGAAGTCTTGCTAACATACCACGTGTGAGAGAAATACACCTAGAaaacaacaaactaaaaaaaGTGCCTTCAGGATTACAAGAGTTGAAATACCTCCAG ATAATCTTTCTTCATTCTAATTCAATTACAAAAGTGGGAGTGAATGATTTCTGCCCAACAGTGCCAAAGATGAAGAAATCTTTATACAGTGCAATAAGTTTATCCAACAACCCGGTAAAGTATTGGGAGGTACAACCTGCAACATTTCGTTGTGTTTTGAGCAGAATGAGTGTTCAGCTTGGGAACTTCAGAAAGTGA